The following are encoded in a window of Kitasatospora fiedleri genomic DNA:
- the pcrA gene encoding DNA helicase PcrA: MSSLFDDLPLPGFERPAVGSSPRPAAPQWSEEEAPPPADEPYDDIPYDDVPYDPGYGEGGPPEEDIPDGLFATDHAAEAERDAWHRNGAARTVVDPAQLLEGMNDPQREAVLHAGSPLLIVAGAGSGKTRVLTHRIAHLLAARGVQPGEILAITFTNKAAGEMRERVEALVGPRAKAMWVSTFHSACVRILRREAKQLGMNSSFSIYDSADSQRLMSLVCRDLDLDPKQFPPKSFTAKVSNLKNELIDEETYADQAANPMEKKLAEAYFLYQRRLREANALDFDDIIMTTVHLLQAFPDVAEHYRRRFRHILVDEYQDTNHAQYTLVRELSGGSATHAPRMTADGDFVNPAEAHLAQVPPAELCVVGDADQSIYAFRGATIRNILQFEEDYPNATTILLEQNYRSTQTILTAANSVIERNTNRRKKNLWTAGDQGEQVVGYVADDEHGEAQFIAEEIDRLTDAGDARPGDVAIFYRTNAQSRVFEEVFIRVGLPYKVVGGVRFYERKEVKDVLAYLRVLSNPEDTVPLRRILNVPKRGIGERAEAMIDALASRERISFAAALRRVDEAYGMAARSANAVKKFNELLAGLRQVVESGAGPAAVLEAVLEETGYLAELQSSTDPQDETRVENLQELAAVALEYEKDPGERPEGDEGPPVGSLADFLERVALVADSDQIPDEEDGAGVITMMTLHTAKGLEFPVVFLTGMEDGIFPHMRALNQVKELEEERRLAYVGLTRARQRLYLTRSVLRSAWGQPSYNPASRFLEEIPEKLIQWKRTGAAAVPPSRGYSTGSSGAGSSRGSGSSAAASPKAGWGRSARTVTDREVVALAVGDRVSHDSFGLGTVVATQGVGDKARATVDFGSAGRKELLLRYAPVEKL, encoded by the coding sequence ATGAGTAGCCTCTTCGATGACCTCCCGCTCCCCGGCTTCGAGCGTCCCGCCGTCGGGTCGAGCCCCCGCCCCGCAGCCCCGCAGTGGTCGGAGGAGGAGGCCCCGCCGCCCGCCGACGAACCGTACGACGACATCCCGTACGACGACGTCCCGTACGACCCCGGCTACGGCGAGGGCGGCCCCCCCGAGGAGGACATCCCGGACGGGCTGTTCGCCACCGACCACGCCGCCGAGGCCGAGCGCGACGCCTGGCACCGCAACGGCGCCGCCCGCACCGTCGTCGACCCGGCGCAGCTACTGGAGGGCATGAACGACCCGCAGCGCGAGGCCGTGCTGCACGCCGGTTCGCCGCTGCTGATCGTGGCCGGCGCCGGCTCCGGCAAGACCCGGGTGCTCACCCACCGGATCGCCCACCTGCTGGCCGCGCGCGGCGTGCAGCCCGGCGAGATCCTGGCGATCACCTTCACCAACAAGGCCGCCGGCGAGATGCGCGAGCGGGTCGAGGCGCTGGTCGGCCCGCGCGCCAAGGCGATGTGGGTCTCCACCTTCCACAGCGCGTGCGTGCGCATCCTGCGCCGCGAGGCCAAGCAGCTGGGCATGAACTCCAGCTTCTCGATCTACGACTCGGCGGACTCCCAGCGCCTGATGTCCCTGGTCTGCCGGGACCTCGACCTCGACCCCAAGCAGTTCCCGCCGAAGTCCTTCACCGCCAAGGTCAGCAACCTCAAGAACGAGCTGATCGACGAGGAGACGTACGCCGACCAGGCGGCCAACCCGATGGAGAAGAAGCTCGCCGAGGCGTACTTCCTCTACCAGCGGCGGCTGCGCGAGGCCAACGCCCTCGACTTCGACGACATCATCATGACCACCGTGCACCTGCTCCAGGCGTTCCCCGACGTCGCCGAGCACTACCGGCGCCGGTTCCGGCACATCCTGGTCGACGAGTACCAGGACACCAACCACGCCCAGTACACGCTGGTGCGCGAGCTCTCCGGCGGCTCCGCCACCCACGCCCCCCGGATGACCGCGGACGGCGACTTCGTCAACCCGGCCGAGGCCCACCTCGCCCAGGTCCCGCCCGCCGAGCTGTGCGTCGTCGGCGACGCCGACCAGTCGATCTACGCCTTCCGCGGCGCGACCATCCGCAACATCCTCCAGTTCGAGGAGGACTACCCGAACGCGACGACGATCCTGCTGGAGCAGAACTACCGCTCCACCCAGACCATCCTCACCGCCGCCAACTCGGTCATCGAACGCAACACCAACCGCCGCAAGAAGAACCTCTGGACGGCCGGCGACCAGGGCGAGCAGGTCGTCGGCTACGTCGCCGACGACGAGCACGGCGAGGCCCAGTTCATCGCCGAGGAGATCGACCGCCTCACCGACGCCGGCGACGCCCGCCCCGGCGACGTGGCGATCTTCTACCGCACCAACGCCCAGTCCCGGGTCTTCGAGGAGGTGTTCATCCGGGTCGGCCTGCCCTACAAGGTGGTCGGCGGCGTGCGCTTCTACGAGCGCAAGGAGGTCAAGGACGTCCTGGCCTACCTGCGGGTGCTCTCCAACCCCGAGGACACCGTCCCGCTGCGCCGCATCCTCAACGTCCCCAAGCGCGGCATCGGCGAGCGCGCCGAGGCGATGATCGACGCGCTCGCCTCCCGGGAGCGGATCTCCTTCGCCGCCGCGCTGCGCCGGGTCGACGAGGCGTACGGCATGGCGGCGCGCTCCGCCAACGCGGTGAAGAAGTTCAACGAGCTGCTGGCCGGCCTGCGCCAGGTGGTCGAGTCCGGGGCCGGGCCGGCCGCCGTGCTGGAGGCCGTCCTGGAGGAGACCGGGTACCTCGCCGAACTCCAGTCCTCCACCGACCCGCAGGACGAGACCCGGGTGGAGAACCTCCAGGAGCTCGCCGCGGTCGCCCTCGAGTACGAGAAGGACCCGGGGGAGCGCCCCGAGGGCGACGAGGGGCCGCCGGTCGGCTCGCTCGCCGACTTCCTGGAGCGGGTCGCGCTGGTCGCCGACTCCGACCAGATCCCGGACGAGGAGGACGGCGCGGGCGTCATCACGATGATGACCCTGCACACCGCCAAGGGCCTGGAGTTCCCCGTCGTCTTCCTCACCGGCATGGAGGACGGGATCTTCCCGCACATGCGGGCCCTCAACCAGGTCAAGGAGCTGGAGGAGGAGCGCCGCCTCGCCTACGTCGGCCTCACCCGGGCCCGGCAGCGGCTCTACCTGACCCGCTCGGTGCTGCGCAGCGCCTGGGGGCAGCCCTCCTACAACCCGGCCTCGCGCTTCCTGGAGGAGATCCCGGAGAAGCTGATCCAGTGGAAGCGCACCGGCGCGGCCGCGGTGCCGCCCTCGCGCGGCTACTCCACGGGCTCCTCGGGCGCGGGCTCCTCGCGGGGTTCCGGCTCCTCGGCCGCCGCCTCGCCGAAGGCCGGCTGGGGCAGGTCCGCCCGGACGGTCACCGACCGGGAGGTGGT